One Actinomycetota bacterium DNA window includes the following coding sequences:
- a CDS encoding L,D-transpeptidase family protein — translation MLLVVVFPPRISVSPGDGDSEIEPNNWLEINTSRWGASLATVSVEESMIAPDGTRDGGRLIGGHLQDGRFVSDDGSNPLQADAEYQVTVTGTVKQIGLTGVSDKAVSQTHTFTTVTTPMPVIPKEGLTVKYGEDLVIHWNIPVSKFEYQLDGIQSTSSLDDGGTTAHIKLAKFEQGKQYPLKFTSVTSNNGRELMAPVVTVAATTDPLKATFDPADGSGSASTDAHPTVIFSEPVSNPDLAKSLVSVDPQVPGTYNWAGADKLEFIPNASWDHLQDVTMHIKGGPTGFRGVSGGFVESDVSSTFTTAPSKSIDVDVTNQTVTLFEDGKPIDSFAVATGAVATPTPLGDFTIYAKLSATDMRGPGYFAPHVPWVMVFYGDNALHGNYWNTSFGTRGSGGSHGCVGMPVETAKRVYDWAPMGTPVHIHE, via the coding sequence GTGCTGCTGGTCGTCGTCTTCCCGCCACGCATCTCCGTCAGCCCCGGCGACGGCGATTCCGAGATCGAACCCAACAACTGGCTGGAGATCAACACCAGCCGCTGGGGCGCCAGCCTGGCAACCGTATCCGTCGAGGAATCAATGATAGCGCCGGACGGAACCCGCGACGGCGGCCGTCTGATCGGCGGCCACCTGCAGGACGGGCGCTTCGTGAGCGACGACGGCTCCAATCCACTGCAGGCCGATGCCGAATACCAGGTAACCGTCACCGGCACGGTCAAGCAGATCGGCCTCACTGGCGTCTCCGACAAGGCCGTCAGCCAGACCCACACTTTCACGACCGTGACCACGCCGATGCCGGTCATTCCCAAGGAGGGGCTGACTGTCAAGTACGGCGAGGACCTCGTTATCCACTGGAACATCCCCGTCAGCAAGTTTGAATATCAGCTCGACGGCATCCAGAGCACATCCAGCCTCGATGACGGCGGCACTACCGCTCACATCAAACTGGCCAAGTTCGAACAGGGCAAGCAGTATCCGCTCAAGTTCACCTCGGTGACCTCAAACAACGGCCGCGAGCTCATGGCTCCCGTCGTGACCGTGGCCGCGACCACCGATCCGCTGAAAGCGACGTTCGATCCCGCCGACGGCTCCGGCAGCGCCAGCACCGACGCGCATCCGACGGTGATCTTCAGCGAGCCGGTGTCCAACCCCGACCTGGCCAAGTCGCTGGTGAGCGTCGATCCCCAGGTGCCGGGGACATATAACTGGGCAGGCGCCGACAAGCTCGAGTTCATTCCCAATGCTTCCTGGGACCATCTGCAGGACGTGACCATGCACATCAAGGGCGGGCCGACGGGCTTCCGGGGGGTCAGCGGCGGCTTTGTCGAGTCAGACGTCTCGAGCACTTTCACCACGGCGCCGTCCAAGTCGATCGACGTCGACGTCACCAATCAGACGGTGACGCTGTTCGAGGACGGCAAGCCCATAGACTCATTCGCGGTCGCCACCGGCGCTGTGGCCACTCCGACCCCGCTGGGCGACTTCACGATTTATGCCAAGCTTAGCGCCACTGACATGCGAGGCCCCGGCTATTTTGCACCGCACGTTCCCTGGGTGATGGTCTTCTACGGCGATAACGCGCTGCACGGCAACTACTGGAACACCAGTTTTGGCACCAGGGGGTCGGGCGGCAGCCATGGCTGTGTTGGCATGCCGGTCGAAACCGCCAAGCGCGTTTACGACTGGGCGCCGATGGGCACTCCGGTCCATATCCACGAGTAA
- the corA gene encoding magnesium/cobalt transporter CorA: MQALVCSSREKGVMEVASIEEARSHLADPATLVWLDFEESLSDEDTRLLQSMFGFHDLALEDASKFGDGSIRRQRPKIEDYEDEGYIFLVMVAMAGRRQGQALELDLSEIDVFVGANYVVTVHKGKLPEITSVWDDARKRPGLMACGSDRLCYHLLDVVVDNYIDLVDSIEEIIDDLEDAIIDAKAGREAVHDVFALKRQMITFRKTASPLREVVNEMTSRSYPFVREQTLPYLRDVYDHLVRLSDMLDTYRDILTGALDVHLSAVSNSLNLVMKRLTVVATIFMPLTFITGFWGMNFQDMLPLESRVWFWGSNALMVVLTVGMVIYLSYSWVRKWV, translated from the coding sequence ATGCAGGCGCTGGTTTGCTCATCCAGGGAAAAAGGGGTCATGGAGGTGGCGAGCATCGAGGAGGCCAGGTCCCATCTGGCCGATCCGGCGACGCTGGTCTGGCTCGATTTCGAGGAATCGTTGAGCGATGAGGACACCAGGTTGCTGCAATCGATGTTCGGATTCCACGACCTGGCCCTGGAGGACGCGTCAAAGTTCGGTGACGGCAGCATCCGCCGGCAGCGCCCCAAGATCGAGGATTACGAGGACGAAGGTTATATCTTCCTGGTGATGGTCGCCATGGCCGGCCGGCGGCAGGGCCAGGCGCTGGAACTGGACTTGAGCGAGATCGACGTCTTTGTCGGCGCCAATTACGTAGTGACAGTGCATAAGGGCAAGCTGCCGGAGATAACCAGCGTCTGGGATGACGCCCGCAAGCGGCCCGGGCTGATGGCCTGCGGCTCCGACCGGCTCTGCTACCACCTGCTGGACGTCGTGGTCGACAACTATATCGATCTGGTCGACAGCATCGAGGAGATCATCGACGACCTCGAGGACGCCATCATCGACGCCAAGGCCGGGCGCGAAGCCGTGCACGACGTGTTCGCGCTCAAGCGGCAGATGATCACCTTCCGCAAGACCGCCTCTCCGCTGCGGGAGGTCGTCAACGAGATGACCTCGCGCAGCTATCCTTTCGTCCGCGAGCAGACGCTGCCGTATCTGCGCGACGTCTACGATCACCTGGTGCGGCTGTCGGACATGCTCGACACTTACCGCGACATCCTCACCGGCGCGCTCGACGTGCACCTCTCGGCTGTTTCCAACAGCCTCAATCTGGTGATGAAGCGCCTGACCGTGGTGGCGACCATCTTCATGCCGCTGACGTTCATCACCGGTTTCTGGGGAATGAACTTCCAGGATATGCTGCCGCTGGAAAGCAGGGTCTGGTTCTGGGGCAGTAACGCGCTAATGGTGGTGCTGACAGTGGGTATGGTCATCTATCTCTCCTATTCCTGGGTGAGGAAGTGGGTGTAG